The following proteins come from a genomic window of Pocillopora verrucosa isolate sample1 chromosome 6, ASM3666991v2, whole genome shotgun sequence:
- the LOC131797604 gene encoding uncharacterized protein, giving the protein MNFPWVFRSLLTVVTLTVCSKGSVEIENRVRLITTEEDIGGGRIEVYHDGQWGTICDENWSHDAADVVCKELGFSGALFATKKAYNDSEGSGPIHLSNVVCEGSEQSILECSNDGWGVVGKCTHKDDAGVRCIDPEIPELVYSGCWIDDPGNRILPDFYSNHRGKIDWHNLGENVLLCARDAISSGKDFNLFGVQYFAECYSQQGHPDYKKMRAAKSGCDFGVGKLSHNAVYEFGPYHNLGCWEDRPGGGRTMKWLKNLRREIDWYDMSKTVRRCYELAKTEGRMYFAVQFYGECWVSDDKNFMKYGQATNCWEGTGEHWAHYVYKIRE; this is encoded by the exons TGTGCAGCAAAGGATCCGTTGAAATAG AAAATCGAGTTCGCCTGATCACTACAGAGGAGGACATAGGGGGAGGACGTATCGAGGTGTACCATGATGGCCAGTGGGGGACAATTTGTGATGAGAATTGGTCACATGACGCCGCTGATGTGGTCTGCAAGGAACTGGGGTTCAGTGGAGCGTTATTCGCAACTAAAAAAGCATATAATGACTCAGAGGGTTCTGGTCCG ATCCACTTGTCAAATGTGGTGTGCGAGGGCTCGGAGCAGTCTATCCTGGAATGTTCAAATGACGGCTGGGGTGTGGTCGGTAAATGTACTCATAAAGACGACGCTGGAGTAAGGTGTATCGACCCGG AAATCCCTGAGTTGGTGTATAGCGGCTGCTGGATCGACGACCCAGGAAACAGGATTTTGCCAGACTTTTACTCAAACCATCGAGGTAAAATCGACTGGCATAACCTTGGGGAAAATGTTTTACTGTGTGCAAGGGACGCCATCTCTAGTGGCAAAGACTTCAACCTATTTGGTGTACAATATTTCGCCGAGTGCTATTCGCAACAAGGTCATCCTGACTACAAGAAAATGAGAGCTGCAAAAAGTGGCTGCGATTTCG GTGTGGGCAAATTGTCACACAATGCTGTTTATGAATTTGGGCCGTACCATAATTTGGGTTGCTGGGAAGACAGACCTGGAGGTGGACGAACTATGAAGTGGCTAAAAAATCTTCGTAGAGAAATCGACTGGTATGACATGAGCAAAACAG TGCGGAGATGCTATGAGTTGGCGAAAACGGAAGGCAGAATGTATTTTGCAGTGCAGTTCTACGGAGAGTGTTGGGTCTCTGACGATAAGAATTTCATGAAATATGGTCAGGCCACGAACTGTTGGGAGGGGACTGGGGAGCACTGGGCTCACTACGTTTACAAAATACGCGAGTAA